The nucleotide sequence AACCTTCGCACTTAAGTGACTTGTTCAGCAGAACAGACACACTCGTGGTTTTTCACACATTGTACACCAGGCAAATAGGATTGGATTTGACATTATGATTGATTCCTTtctctgtgttttttctttttctttctcttccccAGGTGAGTAATTCTGGTGCAGGACCGAGTGAATTGCGATCTTCTGCGTGATGCTGTTCAGCCGAGAATCTTGTCACCATCCGGACCCCTCGTTTTCCCCATCAGCCCATGTGACCTAGTTTTGGCCCCTCAGGCCTGGGGGAGACCCCATGAATCCCAGCCTCCCCCCAAAAAAGCGCGAGTCCCGGCAAGGCTCGTCGGAACAGCGCCCTCCGGAGGATGAGTTCAAATACCCGGCGCCACTTAGACACAGGAGACACCACATTTCTGAAGGGCGGGAGAACGAACCACGCAGCGATAAAGACCTCCTtccacctcctccacctcctccactCCCACACCTTCAGTTCCCCCTATCATGGCAGCTGCCCTACCACTCATCCCTTCACCACCCATACATTTCTAGCCCGGTGAGAGAAAGACGTGGCTCAGGTTCGCCTTCCTGGAGAGATGGAACAAGAAGGTCAGAAGGTGAAACAGAACTGCCAATTCCTCACCACTCTCGTTGGCTACGTGGAGAAATTAATTCGCTTGGTTTGCATCCGTCCATGCCGATGCCTACATACAAGGGCACTTATGCAGTCGATTCCAGGGACATGTGGTCCTATTTTAACCCTACACGGCAAAACTATGCCTCCTCTCTCTTCCCTTCCTCGTCCTCCTCACACCTCTTCTCACAAACATCACTTTACCACAATGATTTTCTCTCAGAAAGTAGGCTCAGGTACTCAAACAGGAGACCCAATGGTCTTGATGGACAAGGGATTAGATCAGAATCTAGTGGAAGGGCAGAAAGTGGGAATGACCCTCAAGCAAGAGTTGGTGGTGCCCACTCCAATGGAAGGAAGAGGAATCAAGAAGATCTGGTAGGGCGCGATACAAGGAGGGTATCCCCACCCCAAACGGGTCATAATGCACATTCCTTCCATCACAATACAGACAGAGACTCTCTGGCAATCCTAAAGCCTCCAACATCCCATGCATACATTTCTGACACACGAAAGACAAAGGCTCCTCAAGAACCTTCCGTTGGAAGTGCCTCCAATTCAGGAGCTCAGATCTACTATGCCCTGGGGTCTCTGTACTCCACTGTTCACCACAACCCTCAGGCATACCCAGGTTTTAACCCCTCaggtcctcctcctccttccccTCTGAGGAACTCCCAGCACTCCCCTCATGGTCAGCACAACAACCATGGGGTTCATCAGGAGCGAGAACTTTCACCAGGATCCTATCGTCATTCTGTTTCAGTCCTCAGTGGTCCTGACCCACCACCAAGTGCAGTCCTACCTCATTTTGCCAAGGGTTCCCTTATTGAGTTGGCTGGTGGCCGTCTGAAAAGGGTGGAAGAGTTACAGACTGAGGATTTCCTGCACAGTGCCGACACCACACCTGAGTTCCACCTGAGTACCTGCACTGTCCTGCTTATCTCACCTGGACCCACTGATGGGTTCAATCACCTGCAGGTTTTGCTTGCTGACCGCAACACTCAGGTCAGTCTACCAAGGGAAATGTCATTACTAATGGCACTAAAATTAATTCAGAAATGTTACCTTACTTTACCAACCACCAAAAGCAATAATCCAGTATCTATTggtaaaaacatgttaattattatatattattagaaatcattatttttttagcttCCTTAACTAAATTATGTTTTTGGGGTTAGGTTCCTCAATTAATGATCcccaggtgtgtatatttgaaTTATGTCCTGTATATGAACTAAAGTTTCTAGGCCAAAAATCCTTTGCTGTTCCTAGAATACATTTCCTggggttgattgattgattgattgattgattgattgattgattgtgtgtgGGTTAAAGGGCTTAGGTTCCTGAAGTTGTTAGGTTTCTGTACTAAAGTTCCTGGACTAAGGTTCCTGAACTTTTTGAGAGGTAAACTTCCTGGGTTAAGGATTCAaagctaagttttttttactttggttcCTGAGGTTATTGAATTAAAGTACATCTAATATTTCTGGATTTATGTACTTGAAGGTCGCACAGTGgaatagtggttagcactgtggcctttgACCTCCGGGTTAACCTCCAGGTTTGAATTTTCCGCCTAGGGTCTGTgggcgtggagtttgcatgttctctccatgcttggtgtcTTTACTCCGGgtacttcattttcttttcacaaTCCCAAAACGAGTAGATTAGGTACATTGCTGTTCCTAAAttgctcattgtgtgtgtgtgccctgcgaccctgtacacaggataagcagtatagaagataaatgagtGTACTTCACTTTAAGTTCCTGGGCTAAGCGCTAAGGTTCATGTATAACAGTGCAAGTTCCAAAGATCCCAAATATTGTTGGTGAAAAGACTCAAGATACTCTGATATAGACTCATAGTTTACGGTTCTGGAGAAAAAACTTTATTCTCAGGTTCCAAATAAAACCTTGAATAGAATGTTAAAAGAAAAGATGAATAACTTTTTGGGGTAGTAAATAAAACCACATTAGGCTTTTTGTTGCCTTGATGTGATCGAACAAACAGGTTCCTAGAACCAATCTGCATTAATCATTTCGTTTCGCAGCATTCAGTGTTTGTCTCTGTCGCTTCCTGTTCTTAGTGGATGTTGtgcaatagatttttttttcttctgacatAAAAGTCTTGCAGTACAACAGTATGAACAAATCTTACACCTTACAGTAGTCACATCTGACCACACAGATAAACCATTAAAACTCCCATTACTGCCACTGGGATTGTACAATGTAGTACTCGCTCACTAGCTCACAATGTTGTGACCTGCACTGTGTCACTAGAGATGATTTAGTTGCATTTCATATGAATGAAGCTTTTTAACCTTTATACAAATGTGCTTGTTCAAattttcatgaatatgcaaacaTCAACTTGTGCTGCTTTACAAGCAACACTGCAATGTGACATTAAAACTTTCCTGGCAAACTCATTACTTTGTGCTCAGATGGTAAATATTTTAGATTGTTATAAAGGAGAAAAGGAACATGAACTTTACATGTAAACAAATatgattacataaaaaaattataataattcaaataataataatttattttatacataccatactataaggatttttttcatcATTCACATGATGTGCAAGCGATTACAAACTAGTCACTTAATCACGTAAACACAATAGAATCATCTAAAATGTCCATGTAATATACGGTAATTGTAGGATTTCACAACTCGTAATTTGGTTTCTCAgaataaattatgatttttatttatgtatgccGCTGACAACATACTGAATTTAAATTGCAATACTGTTTTTATGACACTGATTTATACATGCAATGCTTCAGTCATTAATTGTGgaaacccaacacacacacacacacacacacacacaaacacacacacacatgtacaagaCATTAAATATACCTAAAAATGAAGTGTGTATATCAATGCAGGAAAAAGAGATTTTGCCCAAAAATTATCTGAACATCCAGGATATTAATCCAGGGAAATAATTATAGACTGATTAGGTACAGGTGGTTGTGATTAGATGTCTAAGGGAACCAGAACGAGGTAGCATTTGTGTGATGAGCCATGTGAGTAAgtaagtttacagtttattgttTAGCTGAGCTTTCAGGGGAATggggtttgtgtttgtgtgtaatgcAGACACCCCAGTTTGGCCCATTATTCCCAATAAAGCTGTATGGATAAGAGAGAAGtgtaaaatgaaaatgacaACAATAATGTACAAGCAAAAGTCAGACACCCACTAAAGTTAGGTTTCTCGCTAAGATTCCTGAGCTTAGCTTGTTGACCTAAAATTGCTCTTTCTAATTTCCTGAATTGAACTTTCTAGGCTAAAGATATTCAGCTAATGTTACTGGGTATAGAAGTTTTTGGGGTGCAGTTCCAGTTCCAGGCCATAGATAGGTTCTTTTACTGAATTTCCTGGGCTAAGTTTCTAAGCTTAAGTTTCTGTAATAAGGTTCCTGAACTAAACTTCCTGGACTgttcttaaaaataaagttcCTGGAATCGTTATACTGTTTTTATAAAGGTTAAACGTCCTGGATTTGGATTCCTGACGTTACTTGGCTTGAAATTCTAAGCTTTAGTTCCATGGTTCAGTTTcggttttgtaaaaaaataccTCGGCTAAGGATCTTGAAAGATCTAGAAAGTTTCTTGATTAGGTTCATGTGCTACCTGAATTCAAATTTCAGTTCCAGTTCTGGACCAAGCTTTCTTGACTTACATTCCTAGACTAATGTTTCTGGGCTAAAAGTCCTTAAAATTCACATTTTGGTTTTCCCAGACCAAGGATCCTTAGTGAAAGAGATAGATGACTGACTGATCTtgtgtttttaacagttttCCATTTCACTGAAAAGGtcagtaatgtaattttgtgCAAGTACCATGCAACCTGATTTGTTGATTTTCTTGGTTTACTTCTTGTCAGGAATTGCTCACAGTTTTGGAGGAGTATCCATTTTTTGTGCGGGACAGAGGCTGGTCTTCATGCAGTCCTCAGAGGAGCGCCGAGCTCTATGGCCTCCACTGCCGTCAGCTTAGTCCAGGAGACATCTGCCTGGCTTTGACCCCAACACCGTCTGCA is from Clarias gariepinus isolate MV-2021 ecotype Netherlands chromosome 22, CGAR_prim_01v2, whole genome shotgun sequence and encodes:
- the zmp:0000000926 gene encoding uncharacterized protein zmp:0000000926; this encodes MNPSLPPKKRESRQGSSEQRPPEDEFKYPAPLRHRRHHISEGRENEPRSDKDLLPPPPPPPLPHLQFPLSWQLPYHSSLHHPYISSPVRERRGSGSPSWRDGTRRSEGETELPIPHHSRWLRGEINSLGLHPSMPMPTYKGTYAVDSRDMWSYFNPTRQNYASSLFPSSSSSHLFSQTSLYHNDFLSESRLRYSNRRPNGLDGQGIRSESSGRAESGNDPQARVGGAHSNGRKRNQEDLVGRDTRRVSPPQTGHNAHSFHHNTDRDSLAILKPPTSHAYISDTRKTKAPQEPSVGSASNSGAQIYYALGSLYSTVHHNPQAYPGFNPSGPPPPSPLRNSQHSPHGQHNNHGVHQERELSPGSYRHSVSVLSGPDPPPSAVLPHFAKGSLIELAGGRLKRVEELQTEDFLHSADTTPEFHLSTCTVLLISPGPTDGFNHLQVLLADRNTQELLTVLEEYPFFVRDRGWSSCSPQRSAELYGLHCRQLSPGDICLALTPTPSALPATARLSPMPNSLTPVATLASSATSTMTSLTPSLSSLPPQMTSPILKPTSLQQHSCSRMSADSETSTHRPDRTAPPLAPTLLSDSRREIQDKPHSRKRRWSAPELREGNRSCTDLPQGCKRMRQQ